A portion of the Agrobacterium tumefaciens genome contains these proteins:
- a CDS encoding DEAD/DEAH box helicase gives MTDTQGIAPAIAQALEKRGYKDLTPVQKAMLSPELADKDALVSAQTGSGKTVAFGIALATTLLSENTRFGQASAPLALAIAPTRELAMQVKRELEWLYEFAGVSIASCVGGMDIRSERRALERGAHIIVGTPGRLCDHIKRGALDLSSLRAVVLDEADEMLDLGFREDLEFILEESPDNRRTLMFSATVPRSIAKLAESYQKNAVRIATASEQKQHVDIEYRALLVTGSDRENAIINALRFYEARNAIVFCSTRAAVNHLTARLNNRGFSVVALSGELTQNERTHALQAMRDGRARVCVATDVAARGIDLPGLELVIHADLPTNSETLLHRSGRTGRAGQKGVSAIVVPVNQRRKAERLLEGAKVSAAWVRPPSVEEIVERDGARLLADPALTEAVADDERDFVKQLLEQHGAEKVAAAFVRLYHAGRSAPEDITEVALDNTRKPRRDSFETPENDAPRRERSDFSDSAWFSLSVGRKQSAEPRWLIPMLCRFGKITRQDIGAIRMQQTETFVELAADAVDRFTSAIGKDMMLEKGIRLKALEGKPEMTGSVREDTRPATAQRKFNKPNNAGGAADDRKGDDKPWKKKKTFGDKPKFEGKKDRPFEKRGPKPAKG, from the coding sequence ATGACAGACACCCAGGGTATCGCCCCGGCGATCGCGCAGGCGTTGGAAAAACGCGGCTACAAAGATTTGACCCCCGTGCAGAAGGCCATGCTTTCGCCGGAACTCGCCGACAAGGACGCGCTGGTTTCCGCGCAGACCGGCTCCGGCAAGACAGTTGCCTTCGGCATTGCGCTCGCGACCACGCTACTGTCGGAAAACACCCGTTTCGGCCAGGCTTCCGCGCCGCTGGCACTCGCCATTGCACCAACCCGCGAACTGGCCATGCAGGTCAAGCGCGAGCTGGAATGGCTTTATGAATTCGCCGGCGTATCGATCGCATCCTGTGTTGGCGGCATGGATATCCGCAGCGAACGACGCGCACTGGAGCGCGGCGCGCATATTATCGTCGGCACCCCCGGCCGCCTCTGCGACCACATCAAGCGCGGCGCGCTCGATCTGTCGTCGCTACGCGCCGTGGTACTGGACGAGGCCGACGAGATGCTCGATCTCGGCTTCCGCGAAGATCTGGAATTCATTCTGGAAGAATCGCCGGATAACCGCCGCACGCTGATGTTCTCGGCCACCGTTCCGCGCAGCATCGCCAAGCTTGCCGAAAGCTACCAGAAGAACGCCGTTCGCATCGCCACCGCCTCAGAACAGAAGCAGCATGTGGACATCGAATACCGCGCCTTGCTGGTGACCGGCTCCGACCGCGAAAACGCCATCATCAATGCGCTGCGCTTTTACGAAGCCCGCAACGCCATCGTTTTCTGCTCCACCCGTGCGGCCGTGAACCATCTGACGGCCCGTCTGAACAATCGCGGCTTTTCCGTCGTGGCTCTGTCAGGCGAACTGACCCAGAACGAACGCACGCATGCGCTTCAGGCAATGCGTGACGGTCGCGCCCGGGTTTGCGTGGCGACTGACGTTGCTGCACGCGGCATCGACCTGCCTGGTCTCGAACTGGTTATCCATGCCGACCTGCCGACCAATTCGGAAACGCTTCTCCACCGTTCCGGCCGTACCGGCCGCGCCGGGCAGAAGGGCGTCAGCGCCATCGTGGTGCCTGTCAACCAGCGCCGCAAGGCCGAACGCCTTCTGGAAGGTGCCAAGGTCAGCGCAGCATGGGTTCGCCCGCCTTCGGTCGAAGAGATCGTTGAACGCGACGGCGCCCGTCTCCTGGCCGACCCGGCTCTCACCGAGGCCGTGGCCGATGACGAGCGTGATTTCGTCAAGCAGCTGCTCGAGCAGCATGGCGCGGAAAAAGTAGCAGCCGCCTTCGTGCGCCTTTACCACGCCGGACGTTCCGCCCCGGAAGACATCACCGAAGTCGCGCTGGACAATACCCGCAAACCGCGCCGCGACAGCTTCGAAACCCCTGAAAACGACGCGCCGCGCCGCGAACGTTCCGACTTTTCCGACAGCGCTTGGTTTTCGCTTTCGGTGGGCCGCAAGCAGAGCGCCGAACCCCGCTGGCTCATCCCCATGCTCTGCCGCTTCGGCAAGATCACCCGTCAGGATATCGGCGCCATCCGCATGCAGCAGACGGAGACCTTCGTGGAACTGGCGGCCGATGCCGTCGATCGTTTCACCTCCGCCATCGGCAAGGACATGATGCTTGAAAAGGGCATTCGTCTGAAGGCGCTGGAAGGCAAGCCGGAAATGACTGGCAGTGTTCGTGAGGACACCCGCCCGGCCACGGCTCAGCGGAAGTTCAACAAACCCAATAATGCTGGGGGCGCAGCCGACGACCGCAAGGGCGACGACAAGCCCTGGAAAAAGAAAAAGACCTTCGGCGACAAGCCCAAATTCGAAGGCAAGAAGGACCGGCCTTTCGAAAAGCGCGGACCGAAGCCGGCAAAGGGCTGA
- a CDS encoding sensor histidine kinase, protein MPQPGKKLKNTFSALRRRSANFFPTASIGTYLVVMATVITLPLILFGGYLMLRLESEKRDDLQRETIEDVRVVSRNIDRRLQEIATSLNLLSQFPELENGNLAAFQGRVAESLKREGLYAILATKEGEQYLNTRVSFGQPLSKVPAEANLAKAIESRRITVSDMFFGATSKEWVFNVTLPLDPNLGSAGDALILTQNTSDLSRLIPTENLPRNWAVAIIDGNNRVVVSSAQNGVEVGKPFASPAILSEMRAFSGNFFDDKGNLYAYAQLPGWQWRTVMWGPLAASQAALVDTWRQMMIGSTMLVLIAIGGAYLVGRQLRSSIRDLTLMAERIGEGEIVAPVDTKIKEANQVAVALSNASFDRSQSEERLQLLLHELVHRSKNILTLVQAMIRQLGRENKSIPEFQKEVDHRLRGLGMSIRALAEVQWQGLPIRKLIETHLDVFGTVSERFELSGDDFMLSPEAAQNFGLVVHELTTNSIKYGALSVALGKITVSWKPLEKDGRQMIYIVWTETGGPPAKEPSRKGFGTTVIKRHAEGAFGGQVVTEYRETGFEWSLEAPMRYFIPKRPDQAGPL, encoded by the coding sequence ATGCCTCAACCCGGCAAAAAACTGAAAAACACGTTCTCTGCTTTACGTCGACGCAGTGCGAATTTTTTTCCAACGGCCTCCATCGGCACCTATCTGGTGGTGATGGCAACCGTCATCACCCTGCCGCTTATCCTTTTCGGCGGCTACTTGATGCTGCGCCTTGAAAGCGAAAAGCGCGACGACCTGCAACGGGAGACGATCGAGGATGTCAGGGTCGTCAGCCGCAACATCGATAGGCGCCTGCAGGAAATCGCCACCTCCCTCAATCTGCTGTCGCAATTCCCGGAACTCGAGAATGGCAATCTTGCCGCTTTTCAGGGACGTGTTGCCGAAAGCCTGAAACGGGAGGGCCTGTACGCCATTCTGGCTACCAAGGAAGGCGAACAGTATCTCAATACCCGGGTGTCATTTGGCCAGCCTCTCAGCAAGGTGCCGGCCGAGGCCAATCTGGCCAAGGCAATCGAATCCCGTCGGATCACCGTTTCAGACATGTTTTTCGGCGCGACGAGCAAGGAATGGGTGTTCAACGTTACCTTGCCGCTCGACCCCAATCTGGGGTCCGCCGGAGATGCCCTGATCCTGACGCAGAATACAAGTGACCTGAGCCGGCTCATTCCCACGGAAAACCTGCCGCGCAACTGGGCGGTCGCCATTATCGACGGTAACAATCGTGTTGTCGTTTCCAGTGCTCAGAATGGGGTGGAAGTGGGCAAGCCATTTGCCAGCCCCGCCATTCTTTCAGAAATGCGGGCCTTCAGCGGCAATTTCTTCGACGACAAGGGTAACCTCTATGCCTATGCCCAATTGCCGGGCTGGCAATGGCGAACTGTGATGTGGGGGCCACTTGCCGCAAGTCAGGCAGCATTGGTCGACACGTGGCGGCAAATGATGATCGGCAGCACGATGCTGGTGCTCATCGCCATCGGCGGCGCCTATCTGGTCGGCCGGCAGTTGCGCAGTTCCATTCGCGATCTCACGCTCATGGCTGAACGCATCGGTGAAGGCGAGATCGTGGCGCCCGTCGATACCAAGATCAAGGAGGCCAACCAGGTTGCCGTCGCGCTCTCCAATGCTTCCTTCGACAGAAGCCAGTCGGAAGAACGGCTGCAACTTCTGCTGCACGAACTGGTTCACCGCTCCAAGAATATTTTGACGCTGGTTCAGGCGATGATCCGGCAATTGGGGCGGGAAAACAAAAGCATCCCGGAATTCCAGAAAGAGGTGGACCACCGCCTGCGCGGTCTCGGAATGTCGATCCGGGCATTGGCGGAGGTTCAATGGCAGGGCTTGCCGATCCGTAAGCTGATCGAGACCCACCTCGACGTTTTCGGCACCGTTTCGGAACGCTTCGAGCTGTCTGGGGACGATTTCATGCTTTCTCCGGAAGCGGCGCAAAATTTCGGGCTCGTGGTGCATGAGCTGACGACGAACTCCATCAAATATGGCGCCCTGTCGGTTGCGCTCGGAAAAATCACGGTGAGCTGGAAGCCGCTCGAAAAAGATGGACGTCAGATGATTTATATCGTCTGGACCGAAACGGGCGGGCCGCCGGCGAAGGAACCAAGCCGCAAGGGCTTTGGTACCACGGTCATCAAAAGGCATGCGGAAGGCGCATTCGGCGGACAGGTGGTGACGGAGTATCGCGAAACCGGGTTCGAATGGTCGCTTGAAGCGCCGATGCGTTATTTTATACCCAAGCGACCCGATCAGGCCGGCCCGCTTTGA
- a CDS encoding DUF883 family protein, translated as MASVRSSVNDKIQQSLENGDAADVAAQLAQLREDLANLAKSVKALGVGASHELKAQAARVADDALTASGEMADSVRNEISSLNDNLTDQVQKNPLQSLGIAVGVGFVLALLTRR; from the coding sequence ATGGCAAGCGTGCGTAGCAGCGTCAACGACAAGATCCAGCAATCCCTCGAAAACGGCGATGCAGCCGATGTGGCAGCACAGCTTGCCCAACTTCGCGAAGATCTGGCAAATCTTGCCAAGAGCGTTAAGGCGCTGGGCGTTGGAGCCTCGCATGAATTGAAGGCGCAGGCCGCCCGCGTGGCCGACGACGCGCTGACCGCTTCCGGCGAGATGGCCGACAGCGTTCGCAACGAAATTTCCTCGCTGAACGACAATCTGACGGATCAGGTCCAGAAGAACCCGCTGCAGTCCCTCGGCATCGCCGTTGGTGTCGGTTTCGTGCTCGCTCTCCTCACACGTCGATAA
- a CDS encoding RNA polymerase sigma factor translates to MAKEPEQTEYNFKREMLAALPNLRAFAISLIRSRDRADDLVQDTIMKAWAKQESFQPGTNMRAWLVTILRNEFYSQIRKSGREVQDTDGVYTSRLSVPPEQHGSVDLQDFRTALAKLPDDQREAILLIGASGFAYEEAAEICGCPVGTIKSRVSRARLRLQELLGIENENEFGPDAQMSAVTAAATAR, encoded by the coding sequence ATGGCGAAAGAGCCGGAGCAGACAGAATACAATTTCAAACGGGAAATGCTGGCGGCACTGCCAAACCTGCGCGCATTCGCGATCTCACTCATCCGTTCGAGGGATCGCGCTGACGACCTCGTGCAGGATACGATCATGAAGGCCTGGGCGAAACAGGAGAGTTTCCAGCCTGGCACCAACATGCGCGCATGGCTGGTGACGATCCTGCGTAACGAATTCTACAGCCAGATTCGCAAGTCCGGCCGCGAAGTACAGGATACCGACGGGGTTTATACCTCGCGCCTGTCTGTGCCGCCAGAGCAGCATGGTTCGGTCGATCTTCAGGATTTTCGTACGGCACTTGCAAAATTGCCCGACGATCAGCGCGAAGCGATATTGCTGATTGGCGCCTCCGGCTTTGCTTACGAAGAAGCAGCCGAGATTTGCGGTTGCCCGGTTGGCACGATCAAGAGCCGTGTCAGCCGCGCGCGATTGCGCCTGCAGGAACTTCTCGGCATCGAAAACGAAAACGAGTTCGGTCCTGACGCGCAGATGAGCGCCGTTACCGCCGCAGCCACCGCGCGCTGA
- a CDS encoding NepR family anti-sigma factor, translating to MNIFQSDQDSPDNPANPQVPHSGRAVISRKLRELYDAVQEEGIPDKFLDLLEKLDEAENRAKDKASGE from the coding sequence ATGAACATATTTCAATCGGACCAAGATTCTCCGGACAATCCGGCCAACCCTCAGGTCCCGCACTCTGGACGTGCGGTGATTTCCCGCAAGCTCAGGGAACTCTACGATGCTGTTCAGGAAGAAGGCATCCCTGACAAATTCCTCGATCTTCTCGAGAAACTCGATGAAGCCGAAAACAGAGCCAAAGACAAGGCTTCGGGGGAATGA
- a CDS encoding saccharopine dehydrogenase family protein produces the protein MKKNVLIIGAGGVAQVVAHKCAQNSDVLGDIHIASRTLEKCRKIVESVREKKSLKTDVKLEAHALDAMDIEATKALITKTGVEIVINVGSAFVNMSVLRACMDTGVAYMDTAIHEDPTKICEAPPWYGNYEWKRAAECKEKGVTALLGVGFDPGVVNAYARLAKDEYFDKVSSVDIVDINAGSHGRWFSTNFDPEINFREFTGVVYSWQNGQWQTNQMFEVGQEFDLPVVGKQKAYMTGHDEVHSLSKNMDGADVRFWMGFGDHYINVFTVLKNLGLLSEKPVKTAEGLEVVPLKVVKAVLPDPSSLAPDYVGKTCIGDVVKGIKDGKEREVFIYNVADHKEAYEEVGSQGISYTAGVPPVAAAMLIATGEWDLKQMANVEELPPQPFLNLLNKIGLPSRIKDENGDRALTF, from the coding sequence ATGAAGAAGAACGTTCTGATCATCGGCGCCGGTGGCGTAGCACAGGTCGTGGCGCATAAATGCGCCCAGAACAGCGATGTATTGGGAGACATTCATATTGCGTCACGGACTTTGGAAAAGTGCCGCAAGATTGTCGAGTCCGTACGCGAAAAGAAGAGCCTCAAGACAGATGTGAAACTTGAGGCCCATGCGCTTGACGCGATGGATATCGAGGCGACGAAAGCCTTGATTACGAAAACCGGCGTAGAGATCGTCATCAACGTCGGTTCGGCTTTCGTCAACATGTCCGTTCTTCGTGCCTGCATGGACACGGGTGTTGCTTATATGGATACGGCGATCCACGAGGATCCCACCAAGATTTGCGAGGCGCCGCCGTGGTACGGAAACTACGAGTGGAAGCGCGCTGCCGAATGCAAGGAAAAGGGCGTAACGGCACTGCTCGGCGTCGGTTTCGATCCCGGCGTGGTCAATGCCTATGCCCGCCTTGCCAAGGATGAATATTTCGACAAGGTCAGCTCGGTCGATATCGTCGATATCAATGCCGGCAGCCATGGCCGCTGGTTCTCCACCAACTTCGATCCGGAAATCAACTTCCGCGAATTCACCGGTGTCGTCTATTCCTGGCAGAATGGCCAGTGGCAGACGAACCAGATGTTCGAGGTCGGCCAGGAATTCGATCTGCCGGTTGTCGGCAAGCAGAAGGCCTATATGACCGGCCATGACGAAGTGCATTCGCTATCCAAAAACATGGATGGCGCCGATGTGCGCTTCTGGATGGGCTTCGGCGATCACTACATCAACGTCTTTACCGTGCTGAAGAACCTCGGTCTTCTCTCCGAAAAGCCGGTCAAGACTGCCGAAGGTCTGGAAGTCGTGCCGTTGAAGGTGGTCAAGGCCGTATTGCCGGATCCGTCTTCGCTTGCACCCGATTATGTCGGCAAGACCTGCATCGGCGATGTCGTCAAGGGCATCAAGGATGGCAAGGAACGCGAAGTCTTCATCTACAACGTGGCCGACCACAAGGAAGCCTACGAAGAAGTTGGATCTCAGGGCATTTCCTACACCGCCGGCGTTCCTCCGGTCGCTGCCGCCATGCTGATTGCCACCGGCGAGTGGGATTTGAAGCAGATGGCCAATGTGGAAGAACTGCCACCGCAGCCTTTCCTGAACCTTCTGAACAAGATCGGTCTTCCAAGCCGTATCAAGGACGAAAACGGCGACCGCGCCCTGACGTTCTGA
- the galE gene encoding UDP-glucose 4-epimerase GalE has product MKKKVLVVGGAGYIGSHTCLLLSERGYEPVVFDNLSNGHEEFVRWGPFEQGDIRDRARLDEVFAKHQPEAVLHFAALIEVGESVKQPVAFYDNNVIGSLNLLSAAIDAGVTAFVFSSTCATYGLPEQVPIDETHRQAPINPYGRTKWVVEQALKDYSTYKGLRSVMLRYFNAAGADFEGRIGEWHKPETHAIPLAIEAALGRRQGFKVFGTDYDTRDGTCVRDYIHILDLADAHVRAVDYLLAGGETVELNLGTGTGTTVKELLTAISDVSGRPFPVEYTDRRDGDSTTLVANNDKAKAVLGWEPRYSLSDIIKSAWAWHSSRNAGD; this is encoded by the coding sequence ATGAAGAAGAAAGTCCTTGTCGTCGGCGGTGCCGGCTATATCGGTTCGCATACCTGCCTTCTCCTGTCGGAGCGGGGATATGAACCGGTCGTTTTCGACAATCTGTCCAATGGACATGAGGAATTCGTCCGCTGGGGACCCTTCGAGCAGGGCGACATTCGCGACCGCGCGCGTCTGGACGAGGTTTTCGCCAAGCACCAGCCGGAGGCCGTACTCCACTTTGCGGCGCTGATTGAAGTCGGCGAATCGGTAAAGCAACCCGTGGCCTTCTACGACAACAACGTCATCGGTTCGCTCAACCTGCTGTCTGCCGCCATCGATGCCGGGGTCACGGCATTTGTCTTCTCCTCCACCTGCGCCACCTACGGTTTGCCGGAACAGGTGCCGATTGACGAGACGCACCGTCAGGCGCCGATCAACCCTTACGGCCGCACCAAATGGGTAGTCGAGCAGGCACTGAAGGATTACAGCACCTATAAAGGGCTGCGCTCGGTGATGCTGCGCTATTTCAACGCCGCAGGTGCAGATTTCGAAGGCCGCATCGGCGAATGGCACAAGCCGGAAACCCACGCAATCCCGCTCGCCATCGAGGCGGCACTCGGTCGGCGTCAAGGCTTCAAGGTGTTCGGCACGGATTATGACACCCGCGACGGCACCTGCGTGCGTGACTACATCCATATTCTCGATCTTGCCGACGCCCATGTGCGGGCAGTGGACTATCTGCTGGCGGGCGGTGAAACGGTTGAACTCAACCTTGGCACCGGCACCGGCACGACTGTGAAGGAGTTGCTGACGGCGATTTCGGACGTATCCGGCCGCCCCTTCCCGGTAGAATATACCGACCGCCGCGATGGCGATTCCACCACCCTTGTCGCCAATAACGACAAGGCAAAGGCGGTGTTGGGCTGGGAGCCGCGTTATTCCCTGTCTGATATCATCAAATCCGCCTGGGCCTGGCATTCCTCGCGCAACGCCGGGGACTGA
- a CDS encoding sensor histidine kinase, protein MNLHRLAWHNAERNESELHDSLVLALLDSGETVMLQDWNREYIFVANLPDVWRLPTDSHPTDENVFGTDLSERLAELKKDMNVVGSRGMLEVNAGNDRVFQFQIHSTFNQAKQAVMKTTIREVTAERRREQLLRSLLREVSHRSKNLLAIIQSLAGQTARFSLTKDDFLRKFRGRLHALAQSQDLITDSDWRGARIFELLRQQFDLYVPEYPNLIHMEGENLLLNPNGALYIGLAFHELVVNTVSHSGNLAYHPPISLQCRQEGDFCIVEWIEPIMPSKEPAQARRGSFGSVVLEKVVPSALGGSAEYHLTPERIVYRLKFPSGDVTDI, encoded by the coding sequence ATGAATTTGCATCGGCTGGCATGGCATAACGCGGAGAGGAACGAGAGCGAGCTACACGATTCGCTCGTCCTCGCTTTGCTCGATTCGGGCGAGACAGTCATGTTACAAGACTGGAACCGCGAGTATATATTCGTGGCCAATCTGCCGGATGTGTGGCGTCTGCCGACCGATAGCCATCCTACGGATGAAAATGTGTTTGGCACCGATCTTTCAGAGCGGCTTGCCGAACTCAAAAAAGATATGAATGTGGTGGGCAGTCGGGGCATGCTGGAAGTTAATGCCGGCAATGACCGGGTTTTCCAGTTCCAGATCCATTCCACCTTCAACCAGGCGAAGCAGGCGGTGATGAAAACCACCATTCGCGAGGTGACGGCGGAACGGCGGCGCGAGCAGCTTTTGCGCTCGCTGCTGCGCGAGGTCAGCCACCGTTCCAAGAACCTCCTGGCGATCATCCAGAGCCTTGCGGGCCAGACGGCCCGTTTCAGCCTCACCAAGGATGATTTTCTGCGCAAGTTTCGGGGGCGGTTACACGCTCTTGCCCAAAGTCAGGATCTCATCACGGATTCCGACTGGAGAGGTGCTCGCATATTCGAGCTTCTTCGCCAGCAATTCGATCTTTATGTGCCGGAATATCCTAATCTCATCCACATGGAAGGTGAAAACCTGCTGCTCAATCCGAATGGGGCGCTTTATATCGGTCTGGCTTTCCATGAGCTGGTCGTCAATACGGTCAGCCATAGCGGCAATCTCGCCTATCATCCGCCAATCTCGCTGCAATGCCGACAGGAAGGCGATTTTTGTATCGTTGAGTGGATAGAGCCGATCATGCCATCGAAAGAGCCGGCGCAGGCGAGGCGCGGCAGTTTCGGCAGCGTCGTGCTGGAAAAGGTCGTTCCATCCGCATTGGGCGGGAGTGCCGAATATCACCTCACGCCGGAGCGGATCGTCTACCGGCTTAAATTTCCTTCCGGGGACGTCACCGACATTTGA
- the nspC gene encoding carboxynorspermidine decarboxylase yields the protein MLQTPYYLIDKTKLLRNMEKIAYVREKSGAKALLALKCFATWSVFDFMSQYMDGTTSSSLYEVRLGREKFSGETHAYSVAYADYEIDEVISNADKIIFNSISQLERFAEKASGITRGLRLNPQVSSSSFDLADPARPFSRLGEWDVAKVDKVMDRISGFMIHNNCENGDFSLFDRMLTQIEEKFGSLLSRAEWVSLGGGIHFTGDNYPLDQFCDRLAAFSEKYGVQVYLEPGEASITKSTTLEVTVLDTLFNGKNLAIVDSSIEAHMLDLLIYRETAKVLPNEGEHPYMVCGKSCLAGDIFGDFRFDKELKVGDRISFEDAAGYTMVKKNWFNGVKMPAIAIKELDGSVRAVREFDFADFEQSLS from the coding sequence ATGCTTCAGACGCCCTATTACCTCATCGACAAGACAAAACTTCTTCGCAACATGGAGAAGATTGCCTATGTGCGGGAAAAATCCGGCGCCAAGGCGCTTCTGGCGCTGAAGTGCTTTGCAACATGGTCCGTTTTCGATTTCATGTCGCAATATATGGACGGCACCACCTCGTCGTCGCTTTATGAAGTGCGTCTGGGCCGCGAGAAATTCAGTGGCGAAACCCACGCCTATTCCGTCGCTTATGCCGACTACGAAATCGACGAGGTGATTTCGAACGCGGACAAGATCATCTTCAATTCCATCAGCCAGCTTGAGCGCTTTGCAGAAAAGGCATCCGGTATCACCCGGGGTCTGCGCCTCAATCCGCAGGTCAGCTCTTCGAGCTTCGATCTTGCCGATCCCGCACGTCCCTTCAGCCGTCTCGGCGAATGGGATGTCGCCAAGGTCGACAAGGTCATGGACCGGATTTCTGGATTCATGATCCACAACAATTGCGAAAACGGCGATTTTTCGTTGTTCGACCGCATGTTGACGCAGATCGAAGAGAAATTCGGATCGCTCCTGTCGCGTGCGGAATGGGTCAGCCTCGGCGGCGGCATCCATTTTACCGGCGACAACTATCCGCTCGACCAGTTCTGCGATCGCCTGGCGGCCTTTTCGGAAAAATACGGCGTTCAGGTCTATCTTGAGCCCGGCGAAGCGTCGATCACCAAGAGCACGACGCTTGAAGTGACGGTTCTCGACACGCTGTTCAATGGCAAGAACCTCGCTATCGTCGACAGCTCCATCGAAGCGCATATGCTCGACCTCCTGATCTATCGCGAAACCGCCAAGGTTTTGCCGAACGAGGGCGAACATCCCTACATGGTCTGCGGCAAATCCTGCCTTGCGGGCGATATTTTCGGCGACTTCCGGTTCGACAAGGAGTTGAAGGTCGGTGATCGTATCTCCTTTGAGGATGCGGCCGGCTACACCATGGTCAAGAAGAACTGGTTCAATGGCGTGAAGATGCCGGCGATTGCCATCAAGGAACTCGACGGCAGCGTGCGTGCCGTTCGCGAATTCGACTTTGCCGATTTCGAGCAAAGCCTGTCTTAA
- a CDS encoding PRC-barrel domain-containing protein, translating into MAKKLTILVTAALMGTTAFAPLAIAQGTTQPAPANPSAQTEPATPPATPMAPAAPLANDSAAATTGGAYITQQGETQISANDYIGKSVYTAADESIGNVTNLIMEKDGGLVAAVIGVGGFLGIGAKDVAVPMDKVTMTRNTQDGTIRLTTTETAETLKAAPEFKTLEQQASEKSAATPAAPDSTTTSATKP; encoded by the coding sequence ATGGCAAAGAAACTTACGATACTCGTCACCGCCGCCCTGATGGGCACGACGGCTTTCGCGCCGCTTGCCATCGCCCAGGGTACAACCCAGCCAGCACCGGCAAATCCGAGTGCTCAGACCGAACCAGCAACGCCTCCCGCCACCCCGATGGCGCCGGCGGCTCCTCTGGCCAATGACAGCGCGGCCGCGACGACAGGCGGTGCTTACATCACCCAGCAGGGCGAAACGCAGATCAGCGCCAATGATTACATCGGCAAGTCGGTTTATACCGCAGCCGACGAGAGCATCGGTAACGTCACCAACCTCATCATGGAAAAAGACGGTGGTCTCGTCGCAGCCGTGATTGGTGTCGGCGGTTTCCTCGGTATCGGTGCCAAGGATGTCGCGGTGCCTATGGACAAGGTAACGATGACCCGCAACACGCAGGACGGCACTATTCGCCTGACGACGACCGAAACGGCGGAAACGCTGAAGGCTGCTCCGGAATTCAAGACGCTGGAACAGCAGGCCAGCGAAAAGAGCGCGGCAACGCCGGCAGCTCCGGACAGCACCACCACGTCCGCCACCAAGCCCTGA
- a CDS encoding response regulator: MSVSTRIAPHLPYLRRFARAVCGSQSTGDAYVAATLEALIADISIFPPTSNDRVSLYQLFVSIFSSVTINIKADENLSGWEKRASANLSAVPALARQAFLLTTVEEFTASEAAEVLRVTEAQIGQLIDEAASEIARQVATDIMIIEDEPLIAMDIEQMVTDLGHRVTGIARTHAEAIDLFNRTQPKMILADIQLADGSSGLDAMKEILQMTSLPVIFITAFPERLLTGERPEPTFLVTKPFNPDMVKALISQALFFNESSRVAA; this comes from the coding sequence ATGTCAGTTTCTACACGCATCGCACCGCACCTGCCATATCTGCGCAGGTTCGCGCGTGCCGTTTGCGGCTCTCAATCCACTGGCGATGCCTATGTTGCAGCAACACTTGAAGCTCTGATCGCCGATATCAGCATCTTCCCGCCGACAAGCAACGATCGGGTTTCGCTTTATCAATTGTTCGTATCGATTTTTAGTTCCGTCACGATCAATATAAAGGCCGATGAAAACCTGTCAGGTTGGGAAAAGCGCGCTTCCGCCAACCTCTCTGCGGTACCAGCGCTCGCCCGCCAGGCTTTCCTTCTGACCACGGTCGAAGAGTTCACAGCGTCGGAAGCAGCAGAGGTTCTGAGGGTAACTGAAGCCCAGATCGGCCAGCTGATCGATGAGGCGGCCTCTGAAATCGCCCGCCAGGTTGCCACCGATATCATGATTATTGAGGACGAACCTCTGATCGCCATGGATATCGAGCAGATGGTCACCGATCTCGGCCATCGCGTTACGGGTATTGCCCGCACGCATGCGGAGGCGATCGATCTCTTCAACCGCACGCAGCCGAAGATGATCCTTGCCGACATCCAGCTTGCAGACGGCAGCTCCGGGCTCGATGCCATGAAGGAGATCCTTCAGATGACGTCTCTGCCGGTGATCTTCATTACAGCCTTCCCTGAGCGTCTTTTGACGGGTGAGCGGCCCGAGCCGACATTCCTCGTTACGAAGCCGTTCAACCCGGACATGGTGAAAGCGCTTATCAGCCAGGCGCTGTTTTTCAACGAAAGCTCTCGCGTCGCGGCGTGA